AATAACCATTGAAAAACCGAAGTGTTGAAATTCTTCAGCTGTATAGTATTCTGTCCGTCCAAACTCTGTCATATTAGCCAGCAGCGGTACATTAAATGCAGCTCCTACTCTCTCGAATTCTTCTTTTGTCGTCAATGCTTCGGGAAATAACGCTTCTGCACCTGCTTCAACATATAATTTCATTCTTTCAATGGCCGCATCGAGTCCTTCAACGGATAGGGCATCCGTTCTTGCCACTACTACTAATGACGGAGCCACTTCTTTAATTGCACGAATCTTCGCTGCCATCTCATCAGCATGAATTAATTTCTTACCATTTAAATGTCCACATTTTTTCGGCAAATCTTGGTCTTCAATTTGTACGGCCGCTACATTCGCTTCGACCATTTCTTTGGCTGTTCGTGCAACATTTAGCACACCACCAAATCCAGTATCAATATCAACTAGGATAGGTAAATTTGTTGCACGCACTAATTCTCTTGCACGTTCCGCCACTTCCTGTGAATGCAAAATTCCAAGATCAGGCAGACCACGGCTAGCGGTAAATGCCGCACCGGATAAATACAATGCTTCAAAACCTACTTTTTTTGCAGTTAAAGCCGCCATCCCGTCATGCGCACCCATGATTTTCAAAATTTCAGTCTGACGAATAGCAGTCAAAAATTCTCCTGCCAGTTCCTTCTGTGTTTTTTGTTCCTGAACTAACCATGACATCTATAATTCCCCTTTTCTTTTAAGAATAAAATAGTATCCAGTATCCATAAATTGAAGCAAGGACGACGAACAGCCAAATGACAAATGCACTTGAACCGAGTCTCAATAAATCACGTTTTGTGAAGTAACCATATTCATAACTGATTAAATGTATTGGTGATTGTGTTATCAAAACAAAGCCTGGGATCCCCATTAAGAATACCCCCATTGATAAGTACAATGGATCGTGCGCGGGGAATGCTTCGCCTATCGCTAACGTTACTGGTAGCATAATTGTTAAAAACCCTAGTACATTGACAAAAAACAGTCTCAGTAAAGCTGTAATTAGCAAAAGTGAAAAAACCATCAGGAAATATGAATCCATCGACAACCAATTGATCAGTTGACTAGCGAACCATTTCACTGCTTCTGTCTTAATCAACATACTCGATAACATCAAAGTTGCTGCAAAAAACAGCAGTAAGTCCCAACCAATCTTTTTCTTCGCTATCTCCCATTGCCAAATCCCCGTAACTGGAAGCACAGTCAATACTGCTCCAAACAATGCGACTAAAGAAACAGAAAAACCATGTAAACTTCCTGTCATCCACAATACAACCGTTAATCCAAGAATCGTAAGAATTTTCCATTCGTTGCGTGACATATGTCCAAGTGCAAGTAATTTTTGATCAAGTACTCTTTCAAGTTCTGCCCCATCAATCGGCTCAGGTGGGAACACTACTAGAAAGAGTAGAAATAATAGCAGTAAAAAAATAACAATAGGAGGTCCCATATATAAAATCCAACGCATATAATCGAGACCCTCTGTCATATCGCCCAACAATCCATACGCATACAGCGTTGAGCTTGCCCCCGTCGCCACTACCGCTCCAGATATCGGCACAATGAGAGTCAAGCCGACAAACAGTGACTTGGCTAGCTTTTCTACGGAACCCATCGTTTCCAAATGTTTGATGATACTATCCAAAACTGATGATACAAGACTTGCTTTTCCCACATTAGACGGAATAAACAGCGACAAGATAAACATCAAGACAAATGAGAAAAACACTAGCAACCGGCTTGAACCTTTAGATAAAGAAAGCAACTTCAATGATAAGCGGCTAGCGAGTCCCGATTCAATGAATGCACCTGCTAAAATGAACGTCGAAAATAGCAACCAGACTATCTCCGAGGCAAAATAGCTCAATGTTTCTTCATAAGTAAAGAAGTGTACAGAAAGCAATAACATCAACAACAAAGAACTGAACGCTAAAGGAAAGACCCCACCAATCCAAAGAACTTGGATAATGATGAGGCATGCGATCGCACGTAATACTTCTGTTGTCTCCACTAAAGGGGAGAACGTCAAGATATATAGCAACACACTAAAATTGAATAGTAGTTTTTTCTTTTTTGTCATCACTTTCATACAATCACTTACATTGCTTCGCTATTATTTTTTTGTTCTTTACGTTTCTTTAACCAAGATGAAAAGAACGGTAAGCCAAGCGAGATAATTGTCATAAGAACAAGTGCGATTGTAATTGGTGAAGCCGTAAGAATTCCAATTGCGTTTGGATACGAGATCAAACTCATTCGGAAGTTCTGTTCCATGTCTGATCCGACAATAACCGCTAGAATTAATGGAGCTACCGGGAATCTCAGCATCTTCATGAATAGACCTACGAAACCGAAGATAATCAAAATCAAGAAGTCTACTGTACTGTAACCAAGTGTATAGGTACCGATAAACGCTAGCATCATAATAACTGGATATAATACGCGTGGTGGTGTATCTAGAATCTTCACAAGGATTCCGACAAGTGCAATGTTTAGTATCACTAGGAACAAGTTACCGATAAACATACTATTGATGAACGTCCACACCATATCAGGATTATTCTCAAACAATAGCGGGCCAGGCTTTAAACCGAGCATGACAATCGCACCTAGGATTACAGCAGTTGTTCCTGAGCCTGGGATCCCCATAGCAAGCATCGGGATAAATGCTCCAACAGCCGCTGCGTTGTTAGATGACTCTGGTGCGGCCAACCCCTCAATTGCACCTTCTCCAAATTCTTCTGGGTGTTTCG
This window of the Sporosarcina ureae genome carries:
- the prpB gene encoding methylisocitrate lyase; its protein translation is MSWLVQEQKTQKELAGEFLTAIRQTEILKIMGAHDGMAALTAKKVGFEALYLSGAAFTASRGLPDLGILHSQEVAERARELVRATNLPILVDIDTGFGGVLNVARTAKEMVEANVAAVQIEDQDLPKKCGHLNGKKLIHADEMAAKIRAIKEVAPSLVVVARTDALSVEGLDAAIERMKLYVEAGAEALFPEALTTKEEFERVGAAFNVPLLANMTEFGRTEYYTAEEFQHFGFSMVIYPVTSLRAAAKAFETVFQEIFDKGTQVDVLDQMQTRRELYETIELEKYESLDGKIAKTIIPE
- a CDS encoding SLC13 family permease; translation: MKVMTKKKKLLFNFSVLLYILTFSPLVETTEVLRAIACLIIIQVLWIGGVFPLAFSSLLLMLLLSVHFFTYEETLSYFASEIVWLLFSTFILAGAFIESGLASRLSLKLLSLSKGSSRLLVFFSFVLMFILSLFIPSNVGKASLVSSVLDSIIKHLETMGSVEKLAKSLFVGLTLIVPISGAVVATGASSTLYAYGLLGDMTEGLDYMRWILYMGPPIVIFLLLLFLLFLVVFPPEPIDGAELERVLDQKLLALGHMSRNEWKILTILGLTVVLWMTGSLHGFSVSLVALFGAVLTVLPVTGIWQWEIAKKKIGWDLLLFFAATLMLSSMLIKTEAVKWFASQLINWLSMDSYFLMVFSLLLITALLRLFFVNVLGFLTIMLPVTLAIGEAFPAHDPLYLSMGVFLMGIPGFVLITQSPIHLISYEYGYFTKRDLLRLGSSAFVIWLFVVLASIYGYWILFYS